One Dreissena polymorpha isolate Duluth1 chromosome 9, UMN_Dpol_1.0, whole genome shotgun sequence genomic window carries:
- the LOC127844157 gene encoding endonuclease/exonuclease/phosphatase family domain-containing protein 1-like isoform X5, with product MIWERLHCTWLLSGDMSNEYNGFLYDEMQGITLVSSTLLAMDKKQKPFTRRPCIATFKISVFDCALVSVHLKATGLENEDIGRLQAEIDNIPNLIEAIRTARPDFDDLRNLGYLNCIADGVFTNISDAIKKGSKTYDNIWISIQTKQVFTGQCDVVREGLSSPWIPKGWTWVGVVSDHCPVWAQFYTGRDLDTGDLKIGPEVIKFALTD from the exons AGTAACGAGTACAATGGATTCCTGTATGATGAAATGCAGGGCATTACCCTAGTAAGCTCTACCCTCCTGGCTATGGACAAGAAACAGAAACCCTTCACTAGACGACCCTGCATTGCTACGTTCAAG ATCAGCGTTTTTGACTGCGCACTGGTAAGTGTACATCTGAAGGCAACCGGTCTGGAGAATGAGGACATCGGTCGACTGCAGGCAGAGATTGACAATATCCCCAACCTTATAGAGGCCATTAGGACCGCTCGGCCAG attttgatGATCTTCGAAATCTAGGCTATCTCAATTGTATTGCCGACGGTGTCTTCACAAACATAAGTGACGCCATCAAAAAAGGCAGCAAGACATACGATAACATCTGGATATCTATACAGACAAAACAAGTGTTCACTG GTCAATGTGACGTCGTAAGAGAGGGCCTGTCCAGTCCCTGGATCCCCAAAGGCTGGACGTGGGTCGGGGTCGTGAGTGACCACTGTCCAGTGTGGGCCCAGTTCTACACGGGCCGTGACCTTGACACTGGAGACCTGAAGATCGGACCAGAGGTTATTAAATTTGCACTGACTGACTGA